The Fulvivirga ligni genome window below encodes:
- a CDS encoding chemotaxis protein CheW, with amino-acid sequence MKKSYLTFKLSDKTFALEIENVIEIIEVPQITIIPKAPEHMRGVVNLRGQVLPLIDTSIKFGLPAIKTDINTCIVVMEIPSLDKTIKFGAMVNQVLDVLEKSEEDIHESPSLEANYNLEFVKGIIKSDEDFIVVLDIHKTFSTDEVRLLKNMGD; translated from the coding sequence ATGAAAAAATCGTATTTAACCTTTAAACTTTCGGATAAGACATTTGCTCTGGAAATTGAAAATGTTATTGAAATTATAGAAGTACCTCAGATTACTATTATTCCCAAGGCCCCGGAGCACATGAGAGGTGTAGTCAATCTTAGAGGGCAGGTCCTACCACTTATCGATACGTCTATCAAATTTGGATTACCAGCTATCAAAACGGATATCAATACCTGCATTGTAGTTATGGAAATCCCATCATTAGATAAAACTATCAAATTTGGGGCCATGGTGAACCAAGTTCTTGATGTCTTGGAGAAGAGTGAGGAAGATATTCATGAATCACCTTCCCTGGAAGCAAATTATAACCTTGAATTTGTAAAGGGTATCATCAAAAGTGATGAGGATTTTATTGTTGTCCTTGACATACATAAAACCTTTTCTACTGATGAAGTGCGCTTATTGAAAAACATGGGAGATTAA